From Pseudomonas hormoni:
GCCAGTTTGCCTTTTTCAATCTCGATGCCCGCGTTGTTGAAGGCGTAATCAAGACGGCCGTAGGACTTCACCACCTCGTCCATCAGATTTTTTACATCGCTTTCCACGGTGACGTTGCAGCGCACGAAGGTCGCTTCGCCGCCTGCCGTGCGAATCAGCGCCACGGTGCCCTCGCCACCAGCCGTATCCATGTCGGCCACCACCACTTTCAACCCTTCGGCGGCGAACGCCTGGGCGGTCGCGCGACCGATACCGTTGGCGGCGCCCGTTACGACGGCGACCTGGCCGGAAAACGTCATGCTCATTGTTTTGTCCTCGAAGAGAAGAATGCGGGGGTTCGCTTGCGCCCAGTCTAGCCACAGGCGCTACCGCCACGGCAGCACTATCAAAAGCCCGGTTGAGCGCCCATGAGTTGCGGTGATAGAACGGCCGGGCCGACTATCACTGCACTGGATCAGGCTGCATTCGCCGCATCAGCCAAACTTGCGGCGGCGCCAATGAAGGTCTATCAACAAGGCTTCATTCATCTTGAGTGCCTGTCATGACTACCCAGACCAATCGCCAGTTCCTGCTCGCCAAACGTCCGGTGGGCGCGGCTACCCGCGAGACGTTCACCTATCAGGAAGTACCGGTCGGGGAACCGGCCGCGGGTCAGATCCTGGTCAAAAACGAATATTTGTCCCTCGACCCGGCCATGCGTGGCTGGATGAACGAAGGCAAGTCCTACATCCCGCCCGTTGGTATCGGCGAGGTGATGCGCGCATTGGGCGTAGGCAAAGTCGTGGCGTCGAACAATCCAGGCTTTGTGGTCGGTGACTACGTCAACGGCGCCTTGGGCGTGCAGGATTACTTCCTTGGCGAGCCGCGCGGTTTCTACAAGGTCGATCCGAAACTGGCTCCGTTGCCACGTTATCTGTCCGCGCTGGGCATGACCGGGATGACCGCCTACTTCGCCCTGCTCGATGTCGGTGCACCGAAAGAAGGTGACACTGTGGTGCTGTCCGGTGCGGCCGGGGCGGTGGGCAGCATTGCCGGGCAGATTGCCAGGATCAAAGGCTGCCGTGTGGTCGGCATCGCGGGCGGCGCGGACAAGTGCAAGTTCCTGATCGACGAACTGGGTTTTGACGGCGCCATCGATTACAAGAGCGAAGATGTCGTCGCCGGCCTCAAGCGTGAATGCCCGAAAGGCGTCGACGTTTACTTCGATAACGTCGGCGGCGACATCCTCGATGCGGTGCTGAGCCGCCTGAACATGAAGGCACGGGTGGTGATTTGCGGCGCCATCAGCCAGTACAACAACAAGGAAGCGGTCAAAGGGCCAGCCAACTACCTGTCGCTGTTGGTGAACCGCGCGCGGATGGAAGGCTTCGTGGTGATGGACTACGCCGCGCAGTTCGCCGCTGCCGGGCAGGAAATGGCCGGCTGGATGGCCAAGGGGCAGCTCAAGAGCAAGGAAGACATTGTTGAAGGACTGGAGACATTCCCGGAGACGCTGATGAAGTTGTTCAGCGGGGAGAATTTCGGGAAGTTGGTTCT
This genomic window contains:
- a CDS encoding NADP-dependent oxidoreductase encodes the protein MTTQTNRQFLLAKRPVGAATRETFTYQEVPVGEPAAGQILVKNEYLSLDPAMRGWMNEGKSYIPPVGIGEVMRALGVGKVVASNNPGFVVGDYVNGALGVQDYFLGEPRGFYKVDPKLAPLPRYLSALGMTGMTAYFALLDVGAPKEGDTVVLSGAAGAVGSIAGQIARIKGCRVVGIAGGADKCKFLIDELGFDGAIDYKSEDVVAGLKRECPKGVDVYFDNVGGDILDAVLSRLNMKARVVICGAISQYNNKEAVKGPANYLSLLVNRARMEGFVVMDYAAQFAAAGQEMAGWMAKGQLKSKEDIVEGLETFPETLMKLFSGENFGKLVLKV